From one Leptospira licerasiae serovar Varillal str. VAR 010 genomic stretch:
- a CDS encoding phytoene desaturase family protein: MDFTSEEYDICIIGSGPNGLAAASVLAGSGLSVLILEASDTIGGGLRTKELTLPGFHHDVCSAAHPMGILSPYLKTLPLEKHGLKWIEPEASVAHPLDGEPAVLLKLSLEETAENLGADKKSYIKLISPFLKNPEGLLSDALAPLGIPNHPFLLARFGLLGIRSAKSIVNSWFKEERAKALFAGCAGHSIFPLDKLLSGALGLLFSLTGHVRSWPVAQGGSEMIAKSMESYLKDLGVKIKTNYKVSNLSQLPKTRAILFDTSPDQLGNVAGNTLSSSYIQRISSYNFGPGVFKMDWALDGPIPWNDPNCLQASTVHVGGKFSEIASAESEVWSGKHPDRPYMLVVQQSQFDPTRAPKGKHTGYAYCHVPSGSTKDMTEILENQIERSAPGFKDRILARHSMNTKDFYSYNLNYVGGAITGGAANLPQAFFRPIAKMNPYTTPDPHIYICSASTPPGGGVHGMCGYYAAKAVLKKIHKLKSIRYTK; encoded by the coding sequence ATGGATTTTACTTCCGAAGAATATGATATTTGTATCATAGGATCCGGCCCGAACGGACTGGCTGCGGCCTCCGTTCTGGCGGGTTCGGGACTTTCGGTTTTAATACTGGAAGCATCGGATACGATAGGCGGCGGTTTACGGACCAAAGAGCTAACCCTACCAGGTTTTCATCATGACGTTTGTTCCGCCGCTCATCCTATGGGAATTTTGTCCCCGTATTTAAAAACCCTTCCTTTGGAAAAACACGGACTCAAATGGATTGAACCGGAAGCTTCCGTAGCCCATCCTCTGGACGGAGAACCTGCAGTACTTTTAAAATTATCTTTGGAAGAGACTGCGGAAAATTTAGGAGCGGATAAAAAATCCTATATAAAATTGATCTCTCCATTTCTAAAAAATCCGGAAGGACTTTTATCGGACGCGTTAGCTCCCCTTGGCATCCCAAATCATCCTTTTTTATTGGCCAGATTCGGTTTATTAGGGATCCGATCCGCAAAATCGATCGTAAATTCTTGGTTTAAAGAAGAAAGAGCGAAAGCATTATTCGCCGGTTGCGCCGGGCACTCCATCTTTCCGCTGGATAAATTATTAAGCGGTGCGCTTGGACTTCTATTCTCTTTGACCGGACATGTTCGTTCTTGGCCAGTAGCGCAAGGCGGATCCGAAATGATCGCAAAATCTATGGAGTCTTATCTAAAAGATCTCGGCGTAAAGATCAAAACGAACTATAAGGTCTCCAATCTATCACAACTTCCGAAAACAAGAGCGATCCTTTTCGACACAAGTCCGGACCAGTTGGGAAATGTTGCCGGAAATACATTATCTTCTTCTTATATTCAAAGGATTTCATCCTATAATTTCGGACCAGGAGTATTCAAAATGGATTGGGCCTTGGATGGACCCATTCCCTGGAATGATCCAAACTGTTTGCAGGCATCTACAGTCCATGTGGGTGGAAAGTTCTCCGAAATCGCAAGTGCTGAATCGGAAGTCTGGTCGGGTAAACATCCCGATCGTCCTTATATGTTGGTAGTCCAACAAAGCCAATTCGATCCGACCAGAGCTCCTAAAGGAAAACATACAGGATATGCGTATTGTCATGTTCCCTCCGGCTCCACAAAAGATATGACTGAAATTTTAGAAAACCAGATCGAAAGATCCGCACCCGGATTCAAGGACAGGATATTAGCCAGACATTCAATGAACACAAAGGATTTTTATTCTTATAATCTAAACTATGTAGGTGGAGCGATCACAGGTGGAGCGGCAAATCTTCCTCAGGCATTCTTTAGGCCTATAGCAAAAATGAACCCATACACCACTCCTGATCCTCATATTTATATATGTTCAGCATCCACACCTCCCGGTGGAGGAGTTCACGGAATGTGTGGATACTACGCGGCCAAAGCAGTATTAAAAAAAATTCATAAACTAAAATCTATTCGTTATACCAAATGA
- a CDS encoding TetR/AcrR family transcriptional regulator, producing MKLAISGSRRQDNKTKNRNAILNAARRVFASVGFEACSTREIIRESGLAQGTFYNYYKDKESVMQDIADELAEGIRKGIREARAKADSPLTFLSDAYFAVFHVMMQDRIHLDLLTRNRDIIRGYLFQGGSMTYILEELDSDLERMVELGGFPAHPIRITSVMMVAAGFEAMVLLAKEDGYNLRKLSDYLGLLFQGGIHNVSKVIREDKELLGG from the coding sequence ATGAAACTAGCAATATCAGGGTCCAGAAGACAGGACAACAAAACAAAAAATAGGAACGCGATCTTAAATGCGGCCCGCAGAGTTTTTGCGAGCGTAGGATTCGAGGCATGTTCTACCAGGGAAATTATCCGTGAAAGCGGTCTCGCCCAAGGCACATTCTATAATTATTACAAAGATAAGGAATCCGTAATGCAGGACATCGCGGATGAATTAGCGGAAGGTATCCGAAAAGGTATCAGAGAAGCCAGAGCTAAAGCGGATAGCCCTTTGACTTTTTTGAGCGATGCGTACTTTGCAGTCTTCCATGTGATGATGCAGGATAGGATCCATTTGGATCTATTGACCAGGAATAGGGATATCATCCGAGGTTATCTTTTCCAAGGAGGTTCCATGACTTATATCTTGGAAGAACTGGACAGCGACTTGGAAAGAATGGTAGAGTTAGGCGGCTTTCCCGCACATCCGATCCGGATCACTTCAGTCATGATGGTAGCCGCCGGCTTCGAAGCGATGGTGCTTTTGGCAAAGGAAGACGGATATAATCTCAGAAAATTGTCCGACTATTTAGGTCTTCTTTTCCAAGGAGGAATACATAACGTTTCAAAAGTGATCCGGGAAGATAAGGAGTTATTGGGAGGTTAG
- a CDS encoding TIGR04452 family lipoprotein has product MKRIYITMLIIFSIADCVAVDTLGFTDTYKGDEAKKKLLAAAKIGDYLTANAYFTDQGETGSELESHVLSQVILASFIDEAVFNLDGSKYYKKKDVDNCAQVIQFLGVALDYDSFTTYLTNRTCRLSPNDMFFDKNIGKSSNSGN; this is encoded by the coding sequence ATGAAACGAATCTACATAACAATGCTGATCATCTTTTCTATTGCAGACTGTGTTGCAGTGGATACATTAGGATTCACTGATACATATAAAGGAGACGAAGCAAAGAAAAAGTTATTAGCCGCGGCAAAAATAGGGGATTATTTGACTGCGAATGCCTACTTTACAGACCAAGGTGAAACAGGATCTGAGCTGGAATCTCATGTACTTTCTCAGGTAATATTAGCATCCTTTATAGACGAGGCGGTCTTCAATTTAGATGGATCTAAATATTATAAAAAGAAGGATGTGGACAATTGCGCTCAAGTGATCCAATTTTTAGGAGTCGCATTGGATTATGATTCTTTTACTACTTACCTGACTAATCGAACTTGTCGTTTAAGTCCGAACGATATGTTCTTTGATAAGAATATAGGTAAAAGTTCGAATAGCGGAAATTAA